A part of Desulfomicrobium baculatum DSM 4028 genomic DNA contains:
- a CDS encoding GAK system ATP-grasp enzyme translates to MKIGVVGTRGGWSSELLADTVAAKTGFRLLVDMEQVCMDLDAGKVWTEGVDLGGLDGLIIKKIGARYSPDLLDRLEVLRFLAQRGLPIFSSPMSIMRVLDRLSCTVTLRLGDIPMPPTTITESVDEALGAVQRYGAAVFKPLFTSKARGMTVIEHGAGARLAIEAFHAENPIMYMQRKIELPGQDLGIVFLGGKYLTTYARCGTGAWNTTTESGGKYAPATPSPEALRTAEQAQALFDLDFTCVDVVEAATGPVVFEVSAFGGFRGIQDACGLDAAAMYTDYVMEKIRER, encoded by the coding sequence ATGAAGATAGGAGTGGTCGGTACGCGCGGCGGGTGGTCTTCGGAACTTCTTGCGGACACGGTGGCCGCCAAGACCGGATTCCGCCTGCTGGTGGATATGGAGCAGGTCTGCATGGATCTGGACGCGGGCAAGGTTTGGACCGAGGGAGTCGATCTGGGCGGGCTTGACGGCCTGATCATCAAGAAGATCGGAGCGCGCTATTCCCCGGATCTTCTCGACAGGCTTGAGGTGCTGCGCTTTCTGGCGCAGCGCGGGCTGCCCATTTTCTCTTCGCCCATGTCCATCATGCGGGTCCTGGACCGGCTGAGCTGCACCGTGACCCTGCGCCTGGGAGACATTCCCATGCCGCCCACGACCATCACCGAATCCGTGGACGAGGCGCTGGGCGCGGTGCAGCGCTACGGCGCGGCCGTTTTCAAACCGCTTTTCACGTCAAAGGCCCGGGGCATGACGGTCATTGAACATGGCGCCGGGGCACGCCTCGCCATTGAGGCTTTCCACGCGGAAAATCCCATCATGTACATGCAGCGGAAGATCGAGCTGCCTGGGCAGGATCTGGGCATTGTTTTTCTCGGCGGCAAATATCTGACCACCTACGCCCGCTGCGGCACCGGGGCCTGGAACACGACCACCGAGTCGGGTGGCAAATACGCTCCGGCGACGCCTTCGCCCGAGGCCCTGCGCACGGCCGAACAGGCCCAGGCCCTTTTCGACCTGGATTTCACCTGCGTCGATGTGGTGGAAGCGGCCACTGGCCCGGTTGTCTTCGAGGTTTCCGCCTTCGGCGGGTTCCGCGGCATCCAGGATGCCTGCGGGCTCGATGCGGCGGCCATGTACACCGATTACGTCATGGAGAAGATTCGTGAACGATGA
- a CDS encoding HU family DNA-binding protein, translating to MTKQKKNELTEEVGVEEDEKNGTYGNAELPVAHTSQTTHSSPQKAFYAVIREALAKGQGISLPGLGSFSVMLHAARMGRNPRTGETIAIPARRRIHFKTCKGLRELLNP from the coding sequence GTGACGAAGCAAAAAAAAAATGAGCTGACGGAAGAGGTGGGGGTGGAAGAAGATGAGAAGAATGGGACCTATGGAAATGCGGAGCTCCCTGTAGCCCATACGTCCCAAACGACCCATTCTTCCCCCCAAAAGGCCTTCTACGCGGTGATCCGCGAAGCCCTGGCCAAAGGCCAGGGAATCTCTTTGCCTGGACTTGGTTCCTTTTCCGTGATGCTCCATGCCGCGCGCATGGGGCGGAACCCGCGCACCGGGGAAACCATCGCCATTCCGGCTCGCCGGAGGATTCATTTCAAGACGTGCAAGGGGCTCCGGGAGCTTCTCAATCCGTGA
- a CDS encoding radical SAM protein, which produces MKFLSTCRALFRGRLPGQAVIQITTRCNARCVQCGMSVDHSFARHSLDPEVVDRILDTVARLGMQAVSFTGGEPLLDLPRLTGMIRSAKKLGIPYIRTGTNGFIFQRHEAPDFEDRMRRTADELLESGIRNFWISLDSSDPDIHETNRGLPGVVRGMAKALPIFHNSGLYPSVNLGINRLCGGHIPALHGPFDTHGFRQGFFEAFTRFFTFATNLGFTIANCCYPMSDEDRAVYQATSSDSFIRFSPEEKRAMLLALKDVVPDFRSRIRLFTPLSSLDALVRQTEGEAGQTYACRGGLDFFFVDATAGHAYPCGYRSAEDLGPFWELTDLPGGEPVCRRCEWECFRDPSELLGPFGMALSNPLEVMRRFSSRPDLPGIWFSDLRYYMACDFFDGTKPMRTEKLARFAPPQAAPALVVSPEVAS; this is translated from the coding sequence ATGAAGTTTCTTTCCACCTGCCGCGCCCTGTTCCGTGGCCGTCTGCCCGGCCAGGCCGTGATTCAGATCACGACCCGCTGCAATGCGCGGTGCGTGCAATGCGGCATGAGCGTCGATCATTCCTTTGCCCGTCACAGTCTCGACCCGGAGGTCGTGGACCGTATTCTCGATACTGTGGCCAGGCTTGGCATGCAGGCCGTTTCGTTCACCGGCGGGGAGCCTCTGCTTGACCTGCCGCGCCTGACCGGCATGATCCGCAGCGCCAAAAAACTCGGTATTCCGTACATTCGCACCGGCACCAACGGCTTTATCTTTCAGCGCCACGAGGCCCCGGATTTTGAGGACCGCATGCGCCGCACGGCCGATGAATTGCTTGAGAGCGGCATCCGCAATTTCTGGATCAGCCTCGATTCCAGCGACCCGGACATCCACGAGACAAACCGGGGCCTGCCCGGCGTGGTGAGGGGCATGGCCAAGGCGTTGCCCATTTTTCACAACAGCGGCCTTTACCCTTCGGTCAACCTGGGTATCAACCGCCTTTGCGGTGGCCACATTCCGGCCTTGCACGGTCCTTTTGATACGCACGGATTTCGGCAGGGCTTTTTCGAGGCCTTTACGCGCTTTTTCACGTTTGCGACGAACCTTGGCTTCACCATCGCCAATTGTTGCTATCCCATGAGTGACGAAGATCGTGCCGTTTACCAGGCCACATCCTCGGACTCCTTCATCCGTTTCAGCCCCGAGGAGAAAAGGGCCATGTTGCTGGCGCTCAAGGATGTCGTGCCGGACTTCAGGTCGCGCATTCGCCTCTTCACGCCGCTGTCCTCACTGGACGCCCTTGTGCGGCAGACCGAAGGGGAAGCCGGGCAAACGTACGCCTGTCGCGGAGGTCTGGACTTCTTTTTCGTGGATGCCACGGCCGGGCATGCCTATCCGTGCGGCTACCGCAGTGCGGAGGACCTCGGCCCTTTCTGGGAGCTTACGGATTTGCCGGGCGGCGAGCCGGTCTGTCGGCGCTGCGAATGGGAATGCTTCCGCGACCCGTCCGAGTTGCTCGGTCCTTTCGGGATGGCACTCTCCAACCCGCTGGAGGTTATGCGCAGGTTCTCGTCCCGCCCGGATCTGCCCGGCATCTGGTTTTCCGACCTGCGCTACTACATGGCCTGCGATTTCTTTGACGGCACCAAGCCCATGCGTACGGAAAAACTGGCGCGCTTCGCGCCACCGCAGGCCGCGCCCGCGCTTGTTGTCTCCCCGGAGGTCGCGTCCTGA
- a CDS encoding HprK-related kinase B produces the protein MNDDTSLAKLVSLLSAGIATPHQVFLSMGDCRFRVMTNSANLARELTTYFAPFLRSAANADITITALQAKVPDLGLSFQVKQPDPGKTKIKEEWVDIEGGRVIRKRLTGMHFLFGKGENLAVGDCEANPNQVVNFINNRFIERKLNDGCLLAHAAGVAVCETGMAMAGFSGMGKSTLALHLVSKGVTFVSNDRLMISPGTPGPVMFGVAKHPRINPGTALHNPDLTGIISPEDTARFQSLSPEELWSLEHKYDALIDQLFGPDRFILQCPMRYLVLLNWHRDGSPTRIGEIDINERHDLLEAFMKDTGLFFAAENGYAPTAEDYARALRGCRVFEISGGVDFDQAAAGCLRLLEGA, from the coding sequence GTGAACGATGATACCAGTCTGGCCAAGCTCGTGAGTCTCTTGAGCGCCGGAATCGCGACACCGCATCAGGTCTTTCTGAGCATGGGCGACTGCCGCTTTCGGGTCATGACCAACTCCGCGAATCTGGCCCGGGAACTGACCACGTATTTTGCGCCCTTTCTGAGGTCGGCGGCAAACGCGGACATCACCATCACGGCTTTGCAGGCTAAGGTCCCGGATCTGGGGCTTTCCTTTCAGGTCAAACAGCCGGATCCGGGCAAGACCAAGATCAAGGAGGAGTGGGTCGACATCGAAGGCGGGCGGGTCATCCGCAAGCGCCTGACCGGCATGCACTTTCTGTTCGGGAAAGGAGAGAATCTGGCCGTGGGCGACTGCGAAGCCAATCCCAACCAGGTCGTCAATTTCATCAACAACCGCTTCATCGAGCGCAAGCTGAACGACGGCTGCCTCCTCGCCCACGCCGCCGGCGTGGCCGTGTGCGAGACCGGCATGGCCATGGCCGGGTTTTCGGGCATGGGCAAGTCCACCCTGGCCCTGCATCTGGTCAGCAAGGGCGTGACCTTTGTCAGCAACGACCGTTTGATGATCAGCCCGGGAACGCCCGGTCCGGTCATGTTCGGCGTGGCCAAGCATCCGCGCATCAATCCCGGCACCGCGCTGCACAATCCCGATCTGACAGGCATAATCTCTCCCGAGGACACGGCGCGGTTCCAAAGCCTGTCCCCGGAGGAGCTCTGGAGCCTGGAGCATAAATACGACGCGCTCATCGACCAGCTCTTTGGTCCGGACCGATTCATCCTGCAGTGTCCCATGCGCTATCTGGTGCTGCTGAACTGGCACCGGGACGGCTCGCCCACGCGCATCGGGGAAATCGACATAAACGAGCGGCACGATCTGCTGGAAGCCTTCATGAAGGATACCGGCCTTTTTTTCGCCGCCGAAAACGGCTATGCGCCAACGGCCGAGGACTATGCCAGGGCGCTGCGCGGGTGCAGGGTTTTCGAGATCAGCGGGGGCGTGGACTTTGACCAGGCCGCCGCCGGCTGCCTGCGTCTGCTGGAGGGCGCATGA
- a CDS encoding amphi-Trp domain-containing protein yields the protein MGKDKLKSRNIMTRDDLVAYLETVLAGLRQGTLILDNEERPLILRPSDSIEAELEIKQKSDKEKLELKLSWVPNKMQPLTPVATQLEAPVLPSSPLGDEAKKK from the coding sequence ATGGGAAAAGACAAGCTCAAATCAAGGAACATCATGACCAGGGATGATCTGGTCGCGTATCTGGAAACCGTGCTCGCGGGCCTAAGGCAGGGCACACTCATTCTCGACAACGAAGAGCGGCCCCTCATCCTGCGGCCTTCGGACAGCATCGAGGCGGAGCTCGAAATAAAACAGAAAAGCGACAAGGAGAAGCTTGAGCTCAAGCTTTCCTGGGTCCCGAACAAAATGCAGCCGCTGACCCCGGTGGCGACGCAACTGGAAGCCCCGGTTTTGCCTTCGAGTCCGCTGGGTGACGAAGCAAAAAAAAAATGA
- a CDS encoding GAK system CofD-like protein, with product MTAIRVTREVNVPDPVRVARAQRSPDLGPRILFFTGGTALKETSQALVGYTHNSVHLVTPFDSGGSSAVLRRYFDMPAVGDLRNRLMALADRTLHGYPEIFELFAHRLPRTASPEQLQDELSALVGGSHPLITRVSDPMRKIIRHHLQLFEKSIGPDFDLRGASVGNLILTAGYLENRRHIDPIVYIYSKLVQVRGEVRLLINSNLQLRAVLEGGGHLVGQHLLTGKDTPPLTRAVSELSLVDPAKGNAPVRPLIRDKIRRAIQGADLICYPVGSFYSSVVANLLPRGVGQAVSQTPCPKVFIPNTFEDPESIGLSLAGQVRTLLRHLRADAPDSIAISDVLDFVLLDPSVNYPDTKNPQRELASLGIQIIKTPLTDTNTGVIDPHLLCQALISLA from the coding sequence ATGACGGCGATACGGGTCACCCGGGAGGTCAATGTCCCTGATCCGGTGCGCGTGGCCAGGGCGCAACGCAGCCCCGACCTCGGGCCGCGAATCCTGTTTTTCACCGGCGGCACGGCCCTGAAGGAAACCAGCCAGGCCCTGGTCGGATACACCCACAACTCCGTGCATCTGGTCACGCCGTTTGATTCCGGCGGCAGTTCGGCCGTGCTGCGCCGCTATTTCGACATGCCGGCCGTGGGCGACCTGCGCAATCGGCTCATGGCCCTGGCAGACCGCACCCTGCACGGATACCCGGAAATTTTCGAGCTTTTTGCCCACCGCCTGCCGAGGACCGCCAGTCCGGAACAGCTGCAGGACGAACTCTCCGCCCTGGTCGGGGGCAGTCACCCGCTGATCACCCGGGTGTCGGATCCCATGCGCAAGATCATCCGCCATCATCTGCAGCTCTTCGAGAAATCCATTGGCCCGGATTTCGACCTGCGCGGGGCGAGCGTCGGCAACCTCATCCTGACCGCCGGGTATCTTGAGAACAGGCGGCACATCGACCCCATTGTCTACATCTATTCCAAACTGGTTCAGGTGCGAGGGGAAGTTCGCCTGCTGATCAATTCCAACCTGCAACTCCGGGCCGTGCTGGAGGGCGGGGGGCATCTCGTCGGACAGCATCTGCTGACCGGCAAGGACACTCCCCCTCTGACCCGCGCCGTGTCCGAGCTGTCCCTTGTCGATCCGGCCAAGGGCAACGCCCCGGTGCGTCCGCTCATCCGCGACAAGATCCGAAGGGCCATTCAGGGCGCGGACCTCATCTGCTACCCGGTGGGCAGCTTTTACAGCTCCGTCGTCGCCAACCTGCTGCCCCGCGGAGTCGGGCAGGCCGTGAGTCAGACGCCCTGTCCCAAGGTGTTCATCCCCAACACGTTCGAAGACCCCGAATCGATCGGGCTGTCTCTGGCGGGTCAGGTCCGGACCCTGCTGCGTCATCTGCGGGCCGACGCCCCGGACAGCATCGCCATCAGCGATGTTCTCGATTTTGTCCTGCTTGATCCGTCCGTGAACTATCCGGACACGAAGAATCCGCAGCGGGAGCTGGCTTCGCTGGGCATCCAGATCATCAAAACTCCCCTGACCGACACGAACACCGGCGTCATCGATCCGCATCTGCTCTGCCAGGCCCTCATATCCCTGGCGTGA